In the genome of Microcoleus vaginatus PCC 9802, the window TTGAAGCATGGTACTGGGGGCGGAAATTCAGTAGATGTGATGCAATCTAAAGAATCTTTAAGCCTTGAGTTAGCGGGCTTAAAGTTTAGGCATCTAATTGAGCTTGAGCGTGATGTAGTAGAAGGTATTTATCACACTGGCATTGGCGCAGTAGTTCAGGCGATCGCATCAAAAGAAATATAACATTCTGGTGCAGCGGATTGCCTGAAGCTGCTTAGGTGAGATGCACAGATCCCAACAACCGCTGACCAGAACCGTTAGCTATCTTTGCACAAAGGTGTTGTACTCTCTGTGTACAGCCAAGAGTCTGCTTCTGGTGCCATCCCAAATGCAACTATTGGCACCGTTAAACCATTCGCGATCACCTAGCTGCTGTGCTAGCCATTGGTAATACTTAGTGATCTGTTCTTTCGCGTTCCCTTCCACCTCAACCAGCAGTGCGATCGCTCAATCGACTCATGTTGGGTTTCACGTTACCTAGTGATTCAAAAGTAAGGGCTTGACAGGCTCAATCTAAGGTACAGCGAGGGGCGATCGCACTCGTGCTAGTGTTCCGCCTTGGCATACTCCGCGAAGGCTCTGCCTCCAGCAAGTGGCAAAGCGTTTCTAAACGTTGGCTACAACTATATGTCAATCAGAAGTTCTACGAGACTCCAAAGGGGGGCGATAGGTTCGTAAAACCTGGTCGTTGTCGAAGAAATTGAGTAACCATATTGGTGCAATTTGGTACTTTGTGCATCATTACAATGCCTCTGTTGGCTCTTGACCATTACTATTCACCACTACCATTTTTTTACTATCCTGATGTAGCCGTGAGTTGCGATGAACAGGACAGAAATACTGCTGAAGATTTCATTTGCTACCCGCGCTTAATTGGGGAAGTTTTATCGCCGACAACCGCGGCTTTTGACAGAGGCGATAAATTTGCTGATTACCGCACTTCTGAAAGTTTGCAAGAGTATGTATTAATCAATGAATAAAAAGTTAGTGTAGAGTGTTTTCGCCGGAAGGCAGAGGGTTTGTGGGTGCTTTATCCTTACAGTCAAGGACAAGAAGTTCAGTTGGCTAGCGTTAATTTTAGCTGTGCGATCGAGACCTTGTATGAAGATGCGATCGAGATTGGTTGATTTTAATTACTCCTGAATCACTGATATTGATATGATTGAACCGCGAAGACGCAAAGAACACGAAGGAAGAGAAAAGAAGAAGAAGCTGGTAATTGCTATTTTTTCTTGGTGGCTTTCCAAGTGCCACCGTAGAAGTAAAAAGGAGTGTTTTTACTTACCGATTCCCAACATTTAAGACAGAAAAAAAACCACTGCCCCGACTCGTCATACCGGGCGCGGTAGAGAGTCGGGGCAGATTGGGAACAACGATCGCAATATTTGATTCTGATTGCCCTGGCCATTGTTACTCAGTTACAAAACTCAGTTTCAAACAATAACGGACTCTTGAGGGCGGGCGAATATCATGCGGCCGGCGCTAGTTTGCAGGGCGCTGGTGACTACGACTCGGGCTTCGCCGCCGACATAGCTGCTTCCTGCTTCTACGACCACCATTGTGCCGTCATCCAAGTAACCGATTCCCTGAGACGGTTCTTTGCCTTCTTTGCGGATTTTTAGTTCGATCGTATCTCCCGGCAAATAAGTGGGGCGCACCGCATGAGTCAAATCGTTGATATTCAAAACCGGCAGTTTTTGCACGGTAGCTACTTTCGATAAGTTGTAATCGTTGGTAAGCAAAATGCCGTCGATATCCAAAGCAAATCGGACTAATTTCGCATCGACTGTGGCAATATCTTCGTAGTCTGCCGAGTGAATTTGAATCCGTTCTGGATATGTTTCTTTGATGCGGTTGAGTACATCTAAGCCGCGGCGGCCGCGCACTCGCTTTTGATCGTTGGCGGAATCAGCTACAAGTTGCAGTTCTTGGAGAACGAATTGCGGCACGATAATTTGACCTTCGAGGAAACCGGTTTCTAGCAGGTTTTCAATCCGGCCGTCAATAATGCAGCTAGTATCGACTACTTTGGCAGAGGCTGGTTTGAAAGTACCTTCGGCTACCAACACCGTGTCAAAACTTTTGGGGTTGATCAGTCGCAAGAAAGCGCGGCCGTGGGTGTCGGTCAAACTGACGCCTGTGAAGCCGAACATGACGCTACCCAAGACTGCGACTAGAGGTTTGATGAAGCCGAACTCGCGGGGAATTGGCAGCAGGAACAGCGGAGCCAGCATTAAGTTTGCTACTAGCAGTCCGATGATTAAGCCGATCGCCCGCGTCAGCAGCATCTCCACTGGCATATCGCGGACTTGTTTTTCCAGGCGCCGATAGGTTGTTTGAGCCACTAATCCCATCACGAAGCCGATTAATGCTCCAAAGGAACCTAGTACAGAACTTAAGCCTTGTATATTTGTAACTTGCTCCAGCAGCTCGCTCGGCAGGAGTTCGACTCCGTAATAGCCGATGCCTCCGCCTGCGATTATGAATGAGATTATTATGATTGCGTCTAGCATTAGTTCTAGGTTAATGAATTTATTCGTATTATATCTTTCTAGTGCTGATACTTGTTTTCATGCTTTGGTCGGATATCGCTATATTTACTCAGGGATTTTCATAAACTTATATTTCGCGGTTGTACCTTTTAGGGGATGTGCCAGGGAGTCCCTTGGCATTTACGATGCCCCGCCGAAAGCAAGCACGAAGTGCGAATAGACCGCCCTGCGGGCTGTTCGGGAATTGTGGTCTATCAAAATTCGTACGAGGTTAAATTAAAAGAGCCGATCGTTCGCAGCGCTTTTTTGCTAAGAAAATGTCATAATATACATAATTATTCATGATTGTTTAATTAAAACTTTAGATTTGAAGTTGCGCTTTCGGCTTGAAATGTAATGAATCCTACCACCGATTATTTAACATTTGAATTAAAAAAAAGTGTGCAAGCGACAAATTCCGGGATTCCTAGTTCGGCTTACCTGCACATACCTTTTTGTCGCCGCCGCTGTTACTACTGCGATTTTCCGGTTTTTGTGGTGGGCGATCGCAAAAATGGCGAGAATTCCGGCACAATTGTGCAATATGTTGCTGTACTCTGTCAAGAAATTCAAGAAACTAAAAATTTAGGCGCATCTCTGAAAACAGTTTTTTTTGGTGGCGGCACGCCTTCGCTGCTTTCTGTCAGTCAGTTGAGCAATATTTTAGAGACTCTCGACGGCAAATTTGGAATTGCTGCTGAGGCGGAAATTTCTATAGAAATAGACCCGGGTACGTTTACTTTAGAACAGTTGCGGGGATATGCAGCGGCGGGAGTAAATCGAGTTAGTTTGGGAGTGCAAGCTTTTCAAGATGAATTGCTGCAAGCTTGCGGGCGATCGCACTCTGTCGCTGATATTTTTGAAGCAGTGGAAATAGTGCGATCGGCTGGTATTGTCAATTTTAGTTTAGACCTAATTTCGGGACTGCCGCACCAAACTTTAGAAAACTGGGAAGCTTCTCTGAAATCGGCGGTGGAAATTAGCCCGACTCACCTGTCGAGTTACGACTTAATTGTTGAACAGGGAACTGCTTTCGGGCGCTACTTTGAAGCAGGCGCCCAGCCACTACCAGCAGATGAAACGGCGGCTGGAATGTACCGTTTAGCAAGGGAAATTCTGACGGGGGCTGGCTACGAACATTACGAAATTTCTAATTACGCTCGATCTGGCTATCAGTGCCGCCACAACCGCGTTTATTGGGAAAATCGCCCTTATTACGGCTTGGGGATGGGGGCGGCGAGTTACGTGGAAGGCCGAAGGTTGACTAGACCTCGCAAAACTCAAGAATATTATCAGTGGGTGCGATCGATGTCTCGCCTCATTTCCCCTGCTACCCCAAAGCTGGGAGGGGAAACCCAGGCAGATATTGAACCAGCTATTGAGCAAAATTTTCAAGTCTCAGAAAATGACGTTTTGTTGGAAACGCTGATGCTAGGTTTGCGTTTAGCAGAAGGAGTTAGCCTGTCGGCGCTGACTCAGAAGTTTACTCAGCCAACGGTTGATAAAATTTGGCGTTGTTTGCAGCCCTACTGGCGGCAAGGATGGGTGGAAATTGGGCGATCGGATGGATCGATCGCAACTTTAGGCGAGGGCGCGAAACTGCCACTGTCGGGAAATTTGAGGTTGAGCGATCCCGAAGGTTTTTTATTTTCTAATACAATTTTAGCCGATTTGTTCAGCAAGTTAGGCGAGGATAATTAGCTCTGTCGGAGGAAGTATATCCCCAGCAAGCGCGATCGGCACTAAAGCCGGGTCCGCCAATGCGAGCGAAGGAAATTCAATTGCTCCCTAGCTTGATCATCTCAAAAATCATCTATTTTCTATCGATCCCTAAACAAATCTTAAAGGCGAACTAAGCCTTGGGATAGACGCAACGACGGCACTCCAGCCGTCATACTTAAGACTGAACATTTAAAAAGTAATTTAATGAACACTTTAACTATCGATCGCAACCAAACCCAAAACCAGCCCTGCCTTGTAATTAGCGAGCGCGGCTGCAATCAGACTTCCAAATGTAATTTTTGCGGTCACTACCAACAGGCAAGAGGTTCAGTTGGTCACTGTCAATTGTTGAACGCACCTGTTAGGGGCGGATGGAAATCTTGCACTTTAGCAATGCCGGCTTTTGCACCTTCTTGGGAATTCGTGGAAGGCGCTAATGTTTCCCCGGCGAAATTTATTAATTAACCCAAACAATGTAAAAAAAATGTGTCTTAACGGGTAATATGCTATATTAAGTTTAGGGCCGTCGCCGATCGCTCGCACAATTGCACAAACAAGTTAAAAAGATGAATTTGACACTAAATCAGGTAATTTCCGAAGGTCATACGCGCATTTTGTGTTGGTATCTTAATAATACTAGCAAAGTGCAAATCGCTCGCATTACAAATATTCCTAATTGGTATTTTGAGCGGACAGTGTTTCCGGGGGAACGTTTTTTGTTTGAAGCGCTGCCAGAAGCTCAGTTAGAAGTGTGCAGGAGTGCGGATACGGGTAGTATAGTGTGCGAGCGAATTTTGTGCGATCGGCTGCGAGTTGAAGAATTAAGCACGGCTGATTGAAGATAATTCCTTATACTTACCAACGAGAGGTAGAAACCCGGTTTTTTGTCACAAACCGGGTTTCTCTCTGTATGATTATAAAAACTCCGTTCACGATCGTACTTGCAACATCCGAAACCGGATTTATTCGTATATTTCTCGTTACTCAGCCCAAAACTCGTAGAAACTGAGATATTGCACCATTCTCAATAATTATTTCAGAGCGTGCTAGCAGCAACGACCCACAAGAAAAGTGATCGGTTGTGGAACAGGCCGTCGGGCTTTTTAAGCAGAATGGTGCAAGATGTGAGTATAAACCGGGATTCTCGCCACCCTATGCGTCAGCCCTGAAACTGTCGGAAGTGTTGATCTAAGCTAAATTAGATAAAATCCAACACTCTTCAATATAAAAACCCGATGTCCCTCACCGAACAAATCCTCTCCCAACTGCCAGGAGACGCCCTCGGAGGCCTGCGAAAGGTCGATCGACTCTGGGAAAACCTCAAACAAAACACCGCACCAGCACCCCAAGCAGTCAAACACAGCCAACAACCCCTGGAAACCCTCGACTTCGACATAGTTATCGGCGGCGGAACCCTAGGAATATTAATCGGTACAGCCTTAGTCCTCCGGGGTTGGCGAGTAGCCCTGCTCGAACGCGGCACCCTGCGAGGCCGCGAGCAAGAATGGAACATTTCTCGCAAAGAATTAGACGCATTCTTAGAACTAAATTTGCTATCTGTTGAAGAGATAGAAAAGGCGATCGCCACCGAATACAACCCAGCCCGCATCAGCTTTACCAACACCCCAGACATTTGGGTGCGCGACGTACTCAACATTGGAATCGACCCAGTTTACCTCCTAGAAACCCTCAAGCAGCGATTCCTCCAAGCTGGAGGAAAGCTATTTGAAAATACACCATTTAAAACAGCAACCATTCACCCGGATGGAGTCTTGGTAGAATCTGCAAATACCGATACACAACCTGCTACAAATTTATTTAAAACCAGATTATTATTAGACGCAATGGGACATTTTTCGCCCATTGTGCGCCAAGCAAGACAAGGCAAAAAACCCGACGCCGTATGTTTAGTAGTCGGTAGTTGCGCTCAAGGATACCCCAAAAACGACACTGGCGATATATTTGCATCCTTCACCCCAATGCAAAATCAGTGCCAATATTTTTGGGAAGCATTTCCAGCCAGAGACGGCCGCACAACCTACTTATTTACCTACATAGACGCCGACACCGAAAGATTCAGTTTAGAAACATTATTTGAAGAGTATTTGCGCTTGCTTCCCCAATATCAAAACGTCGAACTCGAACAGTTAAAATTCCAAAGAGCACTTTACGGATTTTTCCCCTGCTATCGTCAAAGTCCTCTAAAAACGCCTTGGGATCGCCTACTCCCAGTCGGAGACAGCAGCGGTAGCCAATCTCCCCTCAGCTTCGGCGGTTTCGGCGCAATGGTGCGCCATCTCAAACGCTTGACTCTAGGAATTGACGAAGCTTTGACAAGCGACAGTCTCAGCAAAAATGCCCTCGCACTTTTGCAACCCTACCAGCCGAATCTATCAGTTACCTGGTTGTTTCAGCGTTCGATGAGTGCTGCGATTAATCAAAAAATAGACCCCAATCAAATTAATCAACTTTTGGCTGCCGTCTTTCAGGTAATGGAAGAGTTGGGAGAACCGGTGCTCAAACCTTTTCTTCAGGATATCGTGCTGTTTCCGGCTTTGTCAAAAACCTTGTTTAAAACAGCAATTAGCCATCCCGGATTAGTTATGAAAATTATCCCGCAGGTAGGAATCGCTAACTTGCTAGATTGGATGGTACATTATTTAAATTTAGGGATTTATACGGGATTGCAGCCTTTGGGGAAAGCCGTAGAACCGCAGGTAAAAAATTTAGCGCCGGAGCAGCAATACTATTTTCACCGATTAGTTGAAGCATGGCACTATGGCGCTGGAGGCGATTATTAAGTGATTAATTGTGCCACAGGCATCTTGCCCGTGGCTAACAGATGAACAGGCAAGATGCCTGTTCCACAACACAATATAATTTATTAAGTGATTAATTGTGGCACGGGCATCTTGCCCGTGGCTAACAGATGAACAGGCAAGATGCCTGTTCCACAACCTAATTATATTAGTTGTGAGTTATGAAGGAGCTATAACTGCTAAAGCTTGGGGAATCACTCGGAATTTTGCAGGTGTGTAAGT includes:
- a CDS encoding PIN/TRAM domain-containing protein; translated protein: MLDAIIIISFIIAGGGIGYYGVELLPSELLEQVTNIQGLSSVLGSFGALIGFVMGLVAQTTYRRLEKQVRDMPVEMLLTRAIGLIIGLLVANLMLAPLFLLPIPREFGFIKPLVAVLGSVMFGFTGVSLTDTHGRAFLRLINPKSFDTVLVAEGTFKPASAKVVDTSCIIDGRIENLLETGFLEGQIIVPQFVLQELQLVADSANDQKRVRGRRGLDVLNRIKETYPERIQIHSADYEDIATVDAKLVRFALDIDGILLTNDYNLSKVATVQKLPVLNINDLTHAVRPTYLPGDTIELKIRKEGKEPSQGIGYLDDGTMVVVEAGSSYVGGEARVVVTSALQTSAGRMIFARPQESVIV
- a CDS encoding coproporphyrinogen III oxidase; this translates as MNPTTDYLTFELKKSVQATNSGIPSSAYLHIPFCRRRCYYCDFPVFVVGDRKNGENSGTIVQYVAVLCQEIQETKNLGASLKTVFFGGGTPSLLSVSQLSNILETLDGKFGIAAEAEISIEIDPGTFTLEQLRGYAAAGVNRVSLGVQAFQDELLQACGRSHSVADIFEAVEIVRSAGIVNFSLDLISGLPHQTLENWEASLKSAVEISPTHLSSYDLIVEQGTAFGRYFEAGAQPLPADETAAGMYRLAREILTGAGYEHYEISNYARSGYQCRHNRVYWENRPYYGLGMGAASYVEGRRLTRPRKTQEYYQWVRSMSRLISPATPKLGGETQADIEPAIEQNFQVSENDVLLETLMLGLRLAEGVSLSALTQKFTQPTVDKIWRCLQPYWRQGWVEIGRSDGSIATLGEGAKLPLSGNLRLSDPEGFLFSNTILADLFSKLGEDN
- a CDS encoding DUF1830 domain-containing protein; this translates as MNLTLNQVISEGHTRILCWYLNNTSKVQIARITNIPNWYFERTVFPGERFLFEALPEAQLEVCRSADTGSIVCERILCDRLRVEELSTAD
- a CDS encoding FAD-binding oxidoreductase, which gives rise to MSLTEQILSQLPGDALGGLRKVDRLWENLKQNTAPAPQAVKHSQQPLETLDFDIVIGGGTLGILIGTALVLRGWRVALLERGTLRGREQEWNISRKELDAFLELNLLSVEEIEKAIATEYNPARISFTNTPDIWVRDVLNIGIDPVYLLETLKQRFLQAGGKLFENTPFKTATIHPDGVLVESANTDTQPATNLFKTRLLLDAMGHFSPIVRQARQGKKPDAVCLVVGSCAQGYPKNDTGDIFASFTPMQNQCQYFWEAFPARDGRTTYLFTYIDADTERFSLETLFEEYLRLLPQYQNVELEQLKFQRALYGFFPCYRQSPLKTPWDRLLPVGDSSGSQSPLSFGGFGAMVRHLKRLTLGIDEALTSDSLSKNALALLQPYQPNLSVTWLFQRSMSAAINQKIDPNQINQLLAAVFQVMEELGEPVLKPFLQDIVLFPALSKTLFKTAISHPGLVMKIIPQVGIANLLDWMVHYLNLGIYTGLQPLGKAVEPQVKNLAPEQQYYFHRLVEAWHYGAGGDY